One window of Triticum dicoccoides isolate Atlit2015 ecotype Zavitan chromosome 5A, WEW_v2.0, whole genome shotgun sequence genomic DNA carries:
- the LOC119298163 gene encoding BTB/POZ and MATH domain-containing protein 2-like, producing MAEQRKISVAMISEERSFVLKVDEYSRVKAQLKIGENLTSTPFTVGGHKWAVRYYPNDVWASNGDSISLYLFHESADAGDVKAKFSVSVLDKNGEPVPSYSRTNPMRTFSEGSVWSSALVIKKADLEASWHLRDDCLTIRCDLTVMKEIKSEETRVAPSDLHQHLGDLLKNKDAADLVFQVGGQRFSAHRCVLAARSSVFKAELLSAMKESSAASPIEIRDMEADVFKSLLHFIYTDSVPLLETACNKGETDVVMAGHLLVAADRFNIVRLKQICEEKLGNHIDSNMVATSLALAEQHGFHRLKEACLQFLASLSNFDAMVASDGYEHLKSSCPSVLKELIARMIPSEFKSASDVIMSI from the coding sequence ATGGCAGAGCAACGCAAGATCTCTGTGGCCATGATATCTGAGGAAAGGTCATTTGTGCTCAAGGTAGATGAATACTCAAGAGTCAAGGCGCAACTCAAGATCGGCGAGAATCTGACTTCTACCCCTTTCACTGTTGGAGGCCATAAATGGGCCGTGAGATATTACCCAAACGACGTCTGGGCGAGTAATGGCGATTCCATCTCTCTTTATCTATTTCATGAATCTGCCGATGCCGGAGATGTGAAGGCCAAATTCTCGGTCAGTGTACTTGACAAGAATGGAGAACCGGTGCCTTCATACAGCCGTACCAACCCTATGCGTACCTTCTCTGAAGGTTCAGTCTGGAGCTCCGCACTCGTGATCAAGAAGGCTGATCTGGAGGCATCGTGGCATCTGAGAGATGATTGTCTCACCATCAGGTGTGATCTCACTGTCATGAAGGAGATCAAGAGCGAAGAAACAAGGGTTGCTCCAAGCGACCTGCACCAACATCTTGGTGACCTCCTGAAGAACAAAGACGCAGCAGACCTAGTCTTTCAGGTTGGTGGACAGAGATTCTCCGCTCACAGGTGTGTCCTTGCTGCTAGGTCATCCGTCTTCAAGGCTGAGCTCCTCAGCGCCATGAAGGAGAGTTCTGCAGCTAGTCCTATTGAAATTCGTGACATGGAAGCTGATGTGTTCAAGTCCTTGCTACACTTCATATACACCGACTCGGTTCCTCTGCTTGAGACGGCTTGCAACAAAGGCGAAACTGATGTGGTTATGGCTGGCCATCTCCTGGTAGCTGCTGACAGATTCAACATCGTCAGGCTGAAGCAGATATGTGAGGAGAAATTGGGCAATCACATCGATTCCAACATGGTGGCAACCAGCTTGGCTTTAGCTGAGCAGCATGGATTCCATCGTCTCAAAGAAGCTTGTTTGCAGTTCCTTGCTTCTCTGTCCAACTTTGATGCGATGGTGGCAAGTGATGGGTATGAGCATCTCAAATCCAGCTGCCCATCTGTTCTCAAGGAGCTCATAGCTAGAATGATCCCGTCTGAATTTAAATCAGCAAGCGATGTTATCATGTCAATTTAG